One part of the Haliotis asinina isolate JCU_RB_2024 chromosome 2, JCU_Hal_asi_v2, whole genome shotgun sequence genome encodes these proteins:
- the LOC137271819 gene encoding uncharacterized protein, translating to MTTVGVKDSTFICCLLSFCLAEGTDYLMTSPSPDFHIQAVSGSQWGTYSITYPGQPPLEYSSPPWSSNSLNVDANMAVVSGTENKSFIVSVSDNSAMRVYGRDANDAYTPLPIPALGRHYVFSNCHGFVNTTTVLTIATHGHETTVHITFKAQTNITISGLTYNNEEMLSLNLGEYQTFTLHSDTDLTGTWITSGDPIAVYAGTRSSGIISTYDQLLPVKHLGKVYVIPQRENANQNTVIFTSVSNVTSIDIKGGLVLSLSFTRSFSLGGLYSDGALIVNASKPVLLTLCRGGELSSKGFCVVPPVSLLPRRTYLPLEGEYLKVVAEDTTSTVLATALGGTMSVQWKMVQNSSYSIGTLNTSFFPSSSFSITSMGGLVVYVFSDVHLYTGGYHFPFEDAALTSTAPPQAVTTSSTSFADTSPNLLTSSSKGSERGPISSMRTGHRSQQSLEFERNNYALFRSESN from the exons ATGACGACTGTTGGAGTTAAAGATTCTACCTTCATCTGTTGTTTGCTGTCGTTCTGCCTTGCCGAGG GTACAGACTATTTGATGACCTCTCCAAGCCCAGACTTCCATATTCAAGCTGTGTCTGGGAGTCAGTGGGGCACCTACTCCATCACCTACCCCGGCCAACCGCCACTTGAGTATTCATCACCTCCATGGTCTTCCAACTCCCTAAACGTCGATGCCAACATGGCTGTGGTGTCAGGAACGGAGAACAAATCCTTCAtcgtcagtgtcagcgacaacTCCGCCATGAGGGTGTACGGCCGAGATGCCAACGATGCTTACACCCCTCTCCCGATCCCCGCCTTAGGACGGCACTATGTGTTCTCAAACTGTCATGGTTTCGTCAATACGACTACAGTACTGACAATAGCTACACATGGACATGAGACAACTGTCCATATTACCTTTAAAGCACAGACCAATATCACCATCAGCGGTTTGACTTATAATAATGAAGAAATGCTAAGTCTGAACTTGGGTGAATATCAGACATTTACACTGCACAGTGATACTGACCTCACAGGTACGTGGATCACCTCGGGAGATCCAATAGCCGTTTATGCAGGTACAAGGTCCAGTGGTATTATATCAACGTACGACCAGCTTTTACCTGTGAAACATCTCGGTAAAGTTTACGTCATTCCTCAACGCGAGAATGCGAATCAAAATACTGTGATATTCACAAGCGTGTCTAATGTAACCAGCATCGACATCAAAGGAGGACTAGTGCTTTCTCTTTCATTTACGAGGTCGTTTTCTCTCGGTGGATTATATTCGGATGGCGCACTGATTGTCAATGCGTCCAAGCCAGTTCTTTTGACATTATGTAGAGGAGGCGAACTTTCTTCGAAAGGGTTTTGTGTCGTTCCGCCTGTATCACTTCTACCCCGGAGAACGTATTTGCCGCTAGAAGGAGAGTATTTAAAGGTTGTTGCAGAGGACACCACAAGTACCGTTTTAGCGACTGCACTTGGAGGTACGATGTCTGTTCAGTGGAAAATGGTTCAGAATTCCAGTTACAGTATTGGAACCTTGAATACATCTTTCTTTCCGTCCTCCTCATTTTCCATCACGTCCATGGGTGGATTGGTCGTGTATGTCTTCTCTGACGTCCATCTGTACACTGGGGGATATCACTTCCCTTTTGAAGATGCAGCATTGACATCCACAGCACCACCACAGGCTGTCACAACATCGTCGACCTCTTTCGCAGACACATCACCGAATTTGCTGACGTCATCATCAAAAg